A region from the Arvicola amphibius chromosome 12, mArvAmp1.2, whole genome shotgun sequence genome encodes:
- the Hesx1 gene encoding homeobox expressed in ES cells 1, which produces MSPSLREGAQLRETKSSSCSFSIESILGLDQKKDCVPAIRPHRPWADPCGDSEKCGNPCLRAPDLPNEISFPCPVDHPMPEERASKYENYFSASETLSLKRELSWYRGRRPRTAFTQSQVEVLEDVFRVNCYPGIDIREDLAQKLNLEEDRIQIWFQNRRAKLKRSRRESQFLMAKKPFNTDLK; this is translated from the exons ATGTCTCCCAGCCTTCGGGAAGGTGCTCAGCTCAGGGAAACCAAGTCCTCATCCTGCTCCTTCTCAATTGAGAGCATTTTAGGACTGGACCAGAAAAAAGATTGTGTACCGGCAATAAGACCCCACAGACCGTGGGCAGACCCCTGCGGCGACTCAG AGAAATGTGGCAACCCATGCCTACGTGCCCCGGATCTTCCCAATGAGATCTCTTTTCCTTGTCCTGTGGATCACCCAATGCCAGAAGAGAGGGCTTcgaaatatgaaaattatttttcagccTCAGAAACACTCTCTTTGAAAAGAGAGTTGAGTTGGTACAGAGGACGAAGACCAAGAACTGCTTTTACCCAAAGTCAG GTTGAAGTATTGGAAGATGTCTTCAGAGTGAACTGCTATCCCGGCATTGACATCAGAGAGGACTTAGCTCAGAAGCTGAATCTAGAGGAAGACAGAATCCAG ATTTGGTTCCAAAATCGCCGGGCAAAGCTGAAAAGGTCCCGTAGAGAATCACAATTTCTCATGGCAAAAAAACCCTTCAACACAGATCTGAAATAG